The sequence AAGAGAATGATCTTGTTGACCTAAATCGGCCCCATTAATATTTACTCCGTAGTATATTGTAACGCTGCCCAATCAAATCGATTTTTAAGATAATGTTGAAGTTTCTATCCTAATTCCTAATAACGAAAGTCTTGCAATTTAGATATGTGGTACGTTTGTCAATACATGTTTGTAATTTAGATATGTGGTATGTGATACGTGGTTGCGGAACTAAGATTTTTTTTACTGGGGACAAAAAAAATTATAACCGTAACAATTATAACTTGTAAGTTAGATACTTGATTAGTTAATTAGATTCTTGTTAGTTAATTTTAACTTGTAAGCTAGTAATTTGTATGTTGTAAGTTATTTAATTGTTAAATAGTTATTTGTTAGTAAGATATTGTAAGTTTAATACTTGTTAAATTGTATGCTTTGTATGATATTAGTTTTGGTATGCTAATTATTCCCCGTTTAAATCATAGGTCACACGTCCGAAATTAATTTAGAAATTAATTTCGGATTGTCCCCGTTTTGGGACTGCTTTTTGAATGTGTTGTCTCATTTAGGATATGCGTGTGTTGTCTCATTTAGGATATGACAACCAAGAAGTCGATGAAGACGATGTGGACGAAGATGCTTTCtgcgatacatatatatatatatatatatatatatatatatatatatatatatatatatatatatatatatatatatatatatatacgtgtgtacatatatatatatatatatatatatatatatatatatgcctattattgtatatatatgtatgcctATATATATATGCCtattattgtgtgtgtgtgtgtgtatatatatatatatatatatatatatatatatatatatatatatatatatatatatatatatatatatatatatatatgtacatatattgttattagctacttattaatattatataccGTACAGCGTAACTTGGAGACAAATGAGCTTGAAAGTTTAATTAAAGCATATAAACGGAACAACACTGATAAAGATGGTAAATTTCGTGGCAACACAGAAGAAAAATATGTAAGTAAATACCTTATAATTCACTAGAACGTTAATTTTTTATATAAGTCAAAACATACTAAAAGTGTTcgtattataacttggattattccCGTGTTTTAAATATGTAGGATGAAATGGTTGAACTTCTAAATGAGCAAGTTGGTGTAGAAAACCCGATGACCGAACTACAAATCATGAACAAGGTATTGGGGTCACGCCCCGGATGGGAGCGTGGTATCGGTCCACGCATTTCTGGGTCCCGCATGTCCGTTGATAGCTCAAGTTCAACTTCAAGTCAACGTTTTTACACCGAGGATGAATTTAATTCAAAGTGGCAATTGGAACGTGAGAAAATGAAAGCTGAGCTAAAACAAAGTTTGATTCCGGAAGTGAAGTCCGATTTAACAAAAGAGTTTCAAAAATCCATGAAAGATGCCATTAAAGATTCGGTGAAAAGCTACATAAAAAAGATGTTCTCGGGATCGGGAAGTACAAGCGGAGAGcccaagaaaaagaagaaaaaagcaAAGGGCGGTAAAGGAAAAGAACCGGAATTTACTTTGAGAGACGAACCGTCGGATGATTCGGATGATGGTCCGGGAGATGGTACGGAAGATGATGATATCGGAGGAAATTATGAGGATACCGCATGTATGGAACAATATTGATATTTAGAACTTTAAAACGTTAAAACTTTAATATTTGAAATTCGTATAATTGTTCACTTTCGTAAACGTTTATTGTTCTTTATATATTGTTGTTCGTGTTTATTGTTGTTTTGGAGTTATATACGTTGTTATAGGTGCTATTAAATTGTATGAAACAGGTTTCGGAAAAACGCCTAGAAAATCGGGCGGGATGCTGTAAATACAGCAGAATTCTGTCAAAACCATCAAGTACTTTTTGCGGCGATAGTCGTCGCAAAAAATAGCAGCAGGTACTGAATCTGTTTTTGCCGGTAGTCGCCGCAAATAAGTCGCCGCAAAAAagaatatatattttcttttcttttttcttatTAAAAAGTGGGCCCCATTTTTGTCCGCCGCAAAAAAACGACGCAAAATATTTTAGACGGCAACCTTACGGTGACGACCTTATAAGCGGCGAAGGGTCGCCGCTAAAGCTTTTTTGCGACGAGATACCCCATTTATTGCGGCGATTTTCATCGCCACAAAAAATGTTATTTCTAGTATTGAGTATGGAGGTTttgtggaaaaaaaaaaaaaaatgaggttTTAGGCAAATTATGGAGCTTTTTGGGCATTTGAagttttttgggcaaaatttgaaggttttggagtAAAAGTTGAAGAATTTTGAAAAATTTTGAAGGTCAGGGCAACATATGaatgttttggggcaaaaaaaaaaaaaaaccatcggGGGCAAATTTGAAAtactcaaaatttttacactgaaaattgcaaatccactggtgACGGATGCCCCACCCTGCCCCAAAATAGTTTCGCCCTTGTATGTGGTGTTTGATATTTTGTTTCAATTAAAGATTGGTGGCTTCGAACGTGTGTTATTTTTTGTACTTGGTATAGCTctgttgatttttttttatttttttttgacgaAAAAAAGAATACTTAAATAGAAAGAGAacgttttccaaaagaaaacgCTTTCAACATGAATACAAAAGGAAACGGGGAAACGGGAAAACTTTGACCCTAAAAACAATCATCTAAACAAAACTATTTATAAACGAGTCTCCCTAACATCCCGAAACCTTACAAACATATAAaccaaacaaaaacaaaaaaatacaTGAAAATACAAGGAACGAAAATGAATCGGACCACAATAATCAACTTCGAGGACCCGGCCTTTTCAATTTTCCATTAACCCTCTCTTTCAAGAATTCTTCCCGGACCgattttcaatcttgtaaggtatAGCTATGTTGATGCGATTAATAGGATATATGAAACTAAGGGATGTAAGCTTACCAGTCCTTTAGCAATTTGTGTTAGTGATGTTGGAGATATCGGACGATGTTCTGTTACGAATCATTTGCCTTTTGTTGTTCTAAAAAGAGGTTTCTATTAGGGATTGTTTTTTTGGGAGGTTCGATATTGTTGTAACTTATTACGTCTGTCCTATCTAAATTGCAAGACTTGCGTTATTCGGAATTAGGATAGAAACGCAACATTTCTTTATTCAAAAAGTCCAATAATCAGTTTGGCTAAGGTCAGCGATacaatatacaaaatattaattaataGTGCTAGTTTAGGCCAACAACATTTTGTTTGTCAGGGTTATCTCAGATATGGGCTAATATCGTGAGAAATCAAGCAGCTTTGGTATAATATCTTTGTTAAAGAAATCGCCAGTACGAAAGACTATCGAAAGTTATGAACTTTTTTATTCAAAGATTATAAACTTTCAAGACTCGTAAACCATGAATAACCGGGCGTCAAATGCAATAAGTGACAGTCACGTCTACGAGGTGTCCGTCACGCCTCTATCAGAACAAAGGTGAGTATTAGTTTTTTTCAGCCAATCAGAATGCctcaaatatttttatatattattaatttatttattttatacccAACTTTCAATCATATTTACCACATCACCAAAAATCCTTTCACTCACTCAAGTTTAACATTCACCACTATTAGACGACACTATGCATCGGCCCAACAATACCTCTTATCAAGGGCTTCGGCCCATATTAGTTAGTCATTCATATAAGGGATTCGGCCCATGTTAGGTAGGGTTAATGCCTTTATATTATTCATTATATGCAACATTATCATTCATGTAATATACAGATTATTACATGATAACATGGTATTAGACAATACCACACGCTTCCCTCTGTAATCAATCTTAGCCgcattttcttcatttttcttcttttTCGATTCTGGTCACCATGGCCACTCCATACTATAAAATATATACGGTTACTTCGGTTAACCATTTGATCCCTGTGAAGTTTGATATTGCATAACTTAACTATGCCCACTGGAAAAAGCTTTTCACCACGCATTGTACGGGTTTTAACGTCTTAAAATTCATTGATCGATCAAGCACGACTGAAGAAAAAGATACTGTGACATGGCTCAAAGCTGGCGTCGTTGTCTCGACTTGGATATTTATTATAATCTCCGAACCACTGCTAGAACGAGTCTTGAAATACGAGCTTCAAATCGCGTATGATGCGTGGCagtttttagaaagaaaaaaatttAATGACAACAAACTCTCAAAAACTATGGAACTCAATGCGGAGCTCCATCGCTTGGAAATCGGGGACATAAAACTCGACAAAATAACAACTCATCTCAACAATCTCGGATCCACAGTTGAAGATTTGGACCTAGTTATGTACGCCTTCAACGAATTAAATGACAAATACCCACATATCGTGAATATTATACTTCACAGTCAACCGTTTCTCGACTTGGATACCGTGCGTTCCATGTTAACAATAGAAGAGATGACGACAAATAGAAAGAATCGTGTTTTCGACAACCATGCAACGTCATCTAACCCCATTGTACCCGTTGCTCAATCGACGGGTATTCAACCGCCATCAAACAACAACAAAACCTCGAGCGATTTAACCCCAATGTGCTAGAATTTTTTGCGAGAATACTGTCATTATGCCAATCAATGTCGATTTTTCCATAAACTGTCCAATCGAAATAATCGGGGTCCAcgaaacaataataatcatactgGAAATGGACCTCGGCCCAACAGCCTCTCATAGGCTCAATTACTTCAAATAATAGCGACCCAGCAACAACAGCTCGCCACTTAAGGGAATTTTGTCAGGCCCACTACTTCTGGTCCAGGCCAGTTTAATAACCGGCTGCCAGGCTTCAACCATGTATTGTGCACCTCTATTCGGCCTCAAGCTCACTTTGCCGGTCCACCGAGCTTCACACATGTATCACCTTGGCTCGCTGGCAGATTTAATACACATGGGTAGGCtgtctctgaaatgtcccgttcttattgattaaaaacgttccatattaattgatttcgttgcgaggttttgacctctatatgagacgtttttcaaagactgcattcttttttaaaacaaaccataacctttatttcataaataaaggtttaaaaagatttacgtagattatcaaataatgataatctaaaatatcctgtttacacacgaccattacataatggtttacaatacaaatatgttacatcgaaatcagtttcttgaatgcagtttttacacaatatcatacaaacatggactccaaatcttgtccttattttagtatgcaacagcggaagctcttaatattcacctgagaataaacatgctttaaacgtcaacaaaaatgttggtgagttataggtttaacctcaaatcgtaacaatagaccacaagatttcatatttcaatacacatcccatacatagagataaaaatcattcatatggtgaacacctggtaaccgacattaacaagatgcatatataagaatatccccatcattccgggacacccttcggatatgatataaatttcgaagtactaaagcatccggtactttggatggggtttgttaggcccaatagatctatctttaggattcgcgtcaattagggtgtctgttccctaattcttagattaccagacttaataaaaaggggcatatttgatttcgataattcaaccatagaatgtagtttcacgtacttgtgtctattttgtaaatcatttataaaacctgcatgtattctcatcccaaaaatattagattttaaaagtgggactataactcactttcacagatttttacttcgtcgggaagtaagacttggccactggttgattcacgaacctataacaatatatacatatatatcaaagtatgttcaaaatatatttataacacttttaatatattttgatgttttaagtttattaagtcagctgtcctcgttagtaacctacaactagttgtccacagttagatgtacagaaataaatcgataaatattatcttgaatcaatccatgacccaatgtatacgtatctcagtattgatcacaactcaaactatatatattttggaatcaacctcaaccctgtatagctaactccaacattcacatataaagtgtctatggttgttccgaaatatatatagatgtgtcgacatgataggtcgaaacattgtatacgtgtctatggtatctcaagattacataatatacaatacaagttgattaagttatggttggaatagatttgttaccaattttcacgtagctaaaatgagaaaaattatccaatcttgttttacccataacttcttcattttaaatccgttttgagtgaatcaaattgctatggtttcatattgaactctattttatgaatctaaacagaaaaagtataggtttatagtcggaaaaataagttacaagtcgtttttgtaaaggtagtcatttcagtcgaaagaacgacgtctagatgaccattttagaaaacatacttccactttgagtttaaccataatttttggatatagtttcatgttcataataaaaatcattttctcataataacaacttttaaatcaaagtttatcatagtttttaattaactaacccaaaacagcccgtggtgttactacgacggcgtaaatccggttttacggtgtttttcgtgtttccaggttttaaatcattaagttagcatatcatatagatatagaacatgtgtttagttgattttaaaagtcaagttagaaggattaacttttatttgcgaacaagtttagaattaactaaactatgttctagtgattacaagtttaaaccttcgaataagatagctttatatgtatgaatcgaatgatgttatgaacatcattactaccttaagttccttggataaacctactggaaaagagaaaagtggatctagcttcaatggatccttggatggctcgaagttcttgaagcagaatcatgacacgaaaacaagttcaagtaagatcatcacttgaaataagattgttatagttatagaaattgaaccaaagtttgaatatgattattaccttgtattagaatgataacctactgtaagaaacaaagatttcttgaggttggatgatcaccttacaagattggaagtgagctagcaaacttgaaagtattcttgattttatgaaactagaacttttggaatttatgaagaacacttagaacttgaagatagaacttgagagagatcaattagatgaagaaaattgaagaatgaaagtgtttgtaggtgtttttggtcattggtgtatggattagatataaaggatatgtaattttgttttcatgtaaataagtcatgaatgattactcatatttttgtaattttatgagatatttcatgctagttgccaaatgatggttcccacatgtgttaggtgactcacatgggctgctaagagctgatcattggagtgtatataccaatagtacatacatctaaaagctgtgtattgtacgagtacgaatacggatgcatacgagtagaattgttgatgaaactgaacgaggatgtaattgtaagtatttttgttaagtagaagtattttgataagtgtcttgaagtctttcaaaagtgtatgaatacatattaaaacaccacatgtatatacattttaactgagtcgttaagtcatcgttagccgttacatgtaagtgttgttttgaaacctttaggttaacgatcttgttaaatgttgttaacccaatgtttataatatcaaatgagattttaaattattatattatcatgatattatgatgtacgaatatctcttaatatgatatatatacattaaatgtcgttacaacgataatcgttacatatatgtctcgtttaaaaatcattaagttagtagtcttgtttttacatatgtagttcattgttaatatacttaatgatatgtttacttatcatagtatcatgttaactatatatatatccatatatatgtcatcatatagtttttacaagttttaacgttcgtgaatcaccggtcaacttgggtggtcaattgtctatatgaaacatatttcaattaatcaagtattaacaagtttgattgcttaacatgttggaaacatttaatcatgtaaatatcaatctcaattaatatatataaacatggaaaagttcgggtcactacagtctctAGCACACTGCAGCCCACACACCTATTGATGTGCCTCCGGTCGACGTATTCTTATTAATAAAAGCACCTGACACAACTGTGAGTTGTGCGGAAGTTTTGGAGTTGGATActagtttattattaataaaagcagGGTGGACTAAATCACAATATTATTACGTACACTTTATTTTAAAGTTTAGTAAGGAAGAAGTATGACCAGGTGTGGTTATCGAGTGTTCGTTTAGGAATCTTTTTAATTTATTATAGGTTGAATGCTCTTGATTTGTTTGTTGTTTTGTGATTTAACTAAAAGTATTAAAATATGATAAATAAAATACGGAAAAGTAAAATGAAAGGGAGGTACTTTATAAGGTAGAAGCATGTTTATTAAAACTGTAAGTTGCATCCTGGAGTAAGATACTATTATTTCAAGGAGTAActatcaattttatattttataatatatttttatccATTAATTGATTTTCAAGGAACTTAATTCAAGCATAAATAATTAACGTTTCATTTTGATAAAAATATAGTGCTTATTATAACGGAGAGTAtcctttataataaaataaatcaaCCCAACGACCACCCTCGAATCCTAATTCTCTTATGAAAACTCCCGCAATGGTGTAACAAGAAAGATTAAATCTGCTGACAACACTGATGAGAAATAAGAATATTAGTCTTACCAAATTAGTTTGGAAATGGTTATTTCAGTAGCTGAGAATAATTTTCGACTATCAATAAATGATAGATACTCGTCATTTAAATACATTATAAGTGTTAATGAATTCTTTTTTGTAAAAACCTTATACTCCAAATAAAAAATAACGATCTTTAATAACTTAACTGAAAAAACGACATCAACTGCGTATCAAGCCAGTTATCAATGATAGCAGGTCCATAATGTTAAACTTTATCAATTAACTGAAAACGACATCGGCTACATATTAAGCCATTTCTTGAAAGAGTGTTGTTATGTATTTAGTGTCATAGATCATAAATACCATGGATTTCACTAACATGGTATTTAACGTAGTTTTTGCAAACAAATTTATCTCAAATCCTATACTCTGTGTCTCGCCTAATCTTTCAATTTCCAGGACACCGGCCATCACGATTTTAAAATGTTGAATAgttaaaatgaaatgtcccgtcaaatcgattataaacgtttcatattaattggtttctttgcgaggttttgacctctatatgagacgtttttcaaagactgcattcgattttaaaacaaaccataacctttattttatcgataaaggtttaaaaagcattacgtagattatcaagtaatgtaatctaaaatatattgtttacacacgaccattacataatggtttacaataataatatgttacatcaaaataagttattgaatgcagtttttaaacaatatcatacaaacatggactccaaatcttgtccttaatttagtatgcaacagcggaagctcttaacaatcacctgagaataaacatgcttaaaacgtcaacaaaaatgttggtgagttataggtttaacctatatatttatcaaatcgtaataatataccacaagatttcattttcatttctcataaatatacatctcatatcaggcatttcgcaaactgcatagagataaaaatattcatatggtgaacacctggtaaccgacactaacaagatgcatatagaatatccccatcatttcgggactcccttcggacatgataaattcgaagtactaaagcatcagtaacctggatggggcttgttgggcccaatagatctatctttaggattcgcgtcaattaggggccagttccctaattcttaggctaccaagctaaaaggggcatattcgatttcgataatccaaccatagaatgtagtttcacgtacttgtgtctatttttaaaatatgtataaaactgcatgtattctcatcccaaaaatattagattttaaaagtgggactataactcactttcacgtattttcacttcgtcggaaaataagacttggccacgggtcgattcacgaacctataaaaaatatacacatatatcaaagtatgatagaaatatattcatatcttattttattatgttttaacgatttaatttgttaagttagcagtccaacgttagtagtccacaattagtagtccacagttagtagtacataaataaatcaatatatgcagattatctcaaatcaatccatgacccagtgtatacatgtctcagactcgatcacaactcaaagtatatattttattttagaatcaacctcgaccctttatatgctaactcgagcattaccgcata comes from Rutidosis leptorrhynchoides isolate AG116_Rl617_1_P2 chromosome 4, CSIRO_AGI_Rlap_v1, whole genome shotgun sequence and encodes:
- the LOC139842244 gene encoding uncharacterized protein, whose protein sequence is MNNRASNAISDSHVYEVSVTPLSEQSTTEEKDTVTWLKAGVVVSTWIFIIISEPLLERVLKYELQIAYDAWQFLERKKFNDNKLSKTMELNAELHRLEIGDIKLDKITTHLNNLGSTVEDLDLVMYAFNELNDKYPHIVNIILHSQPFLDLDTVRSMLTIEEMTTNRKNRVFDNHATSSNPIVPVAQSTGIQPPSNNNKTSSDLTPMC